The Trichoderma breve strain T069 chromosome 2, whole genome shotgun sequence DNA segment TGTCGACAGCTTCTCACCAACCAATAATCACCAGGTGCCAAGGTTCGGTGGGCCAAAGCTGCACGATTACAACGCTAAAACGTTGAAGAACGCATGTTTACTGCTGGAATGTGCAGATAGTGCGGTTCACACAGGGCAGTAAAAACTCAAAAGCGTTCAAATTTttatctttctcttcaacaAAACACCTACGTGCAATCAGTCGTTCAGTCCGAGGCTACAATATTAGGCTTATCATTCAGTATTCTTTTCAACTCTTGAGTTTAACCGCTTCACATCATGGGTATCATCCGCAAGACCGCTGTGGGAGTGACTGTTGGCACAGCTGCAGCACTAGGCTATCTCCATGTGGCAACAAGCATCATCGCGCCGATTCCTCTCAACGACGCGATATACAGCTCCAAGGCATACAAGAAGTATAATCCGCATAAAAACGCAGCTACCAATGACATCTGCGTCAAGACAATTCCTCTGAATCGCATTCGTCCGGAATTGTTACAGAAGGAGGGAGACCTTGCCTTAGAGCTCTGCCGTGGCGTATGGCATGGCTGGGgtgagtcttttttttttttctttgttaaCCCCGGCACCCCTCAGCCTCACCTGTGGTGGTATCAGCTCTCGTATTAGCATAGTCACTTGTGCTAACAAAAGACAGGCTATGCCATACAGCGACAGTACTTGCATCGCAAATGGTACGGCCCTGAGACATCCTCACAGCTATGGACGCGAGACCAGTTCGCTGCCTCAAAGTATGAGGTCGGAACAGCTGTGACAGATCACTTTGAAGTGGTTGATCACACGCCCAATGAAATTTTAGTCCGCGCCGGCGGCACTCCTCGGGAGCAGGGCGGACGGCCTGCAGATGGTTTGTTCGCCAttggtgctgttgttgatcaCGACGCTCAAGTCGCGCGATTAACACTCAAGAGCTGCCTTTTCTCCAGCCACGAGAAGATAGAAGGCGACAAGGGACCGATGCCTCCTCCAGTGGAACTTCTGCATCAGTGGTACTCGCGCGTTCTACTGGTGAGCGCAGCTTCTCGATTGACGCGGTGAGCGGCTCATAGACATGATGGAAATGGACAACATGTTAGCCGAGAAGCCATGTCGAGACTACGACGCTCCAGGGGAGAGAAAAGTCAACAATTTTACGGTTACTGGATACTTAGCAACAATAATTACGTATGCTATTCGCGGTTTACTCATGATTAGGAACGTGAATGAATAGTACGGAATTaccgccatcatgatggTGCAATATTTGCATCGCCATATTCCTCTATAACTACCCATGTGATAGCAATCGCGTTTGACCTTTGCAAGACAACATAATTTATAGTACATATAGCCGCATAGTATACATGGCATACACGACGTTACTAGAGTAAAGTCATGATACTTTGAGACGCATCCCACAACGCACGACCTCGCGAGGAATGCACTGAATCAATCCAGAAAATACTTCGAAGGATCGTCATCGCGGCTGCCCAGGATTCAACTTCAAGTTGGGTTGCTAACATCGAAATGCCAGTAGCAAACCATGACCAGTCCTCAGCGTCAGTTGCCTCCATACCTCCCATGAAGAACTGCCAAAATAATATGATTCCGTTGCTTTCTTCATCGCAAAGAACCATAGGGAATAAAAAGTTTAGGAGATCCTTTAATTTTGCGAGGTGAATATCGGTGAAAACTTGAAAGGCTAAAAATCGTCTTCGGACTGCTGCTAGAcccagaagagcagagatCCTGGTGGCATCTCTTAGACTCTGTGTAATTATAGAACTGCTGAATATTTGGGACTGAATTGAGAGCAGTTTGTGTAATAAAACACAGATACGAAAGCCAGATATACGTGCATCTGTCCAGAGCTCATCTCCCATGGTCCGATAATATTCGTTTAATTTTTCTCCTAGGCTCTTCGTATCGCACAATGTTTGAGCAAACGAGTCCATGCCATCTGGGAAAAGTGATCTAAACGGCGATTTCAAGATGAGATCTCTATAAACTGTATCCTCAATATTGGCGGAGCTGATTTGAAAAGATCTCAAGAGGTCAACTGGTAGAGGAAACAATGGAAGGCTGTCATTCCGAGCGCGAGAATTCACTTCGACAAAGAGTAGCAGAAGGCGAGTATAAGGTTCCAACGTCATATTGTCAAGGCCTCCGCCAATTTGTACCACTTTTTCAAGAGCTGCAAAGTGCACTTCAAATTTTGCAGCGTCGCGGTACATATTGGCATGCtgagcaagagcaagaatGGGAAGGACAAGGCTAGCCGCCTGCTCCTTACCAGTAACTCTTAGACGACTCATGACGTTGTTTATTGCTGCATTATGGTGAATAACTGACTCttccttgtttctttctggAGATCCTGTGAATACTGCGGCTGCTAATGAAACATTACAAAGCAGCTGGTGGAATGCAGCAGGATCTCCCAAGGCCATCGGGAGCCAGAAGTAACGAAAGCCGCAAAAGTGTTTTTTAGGGTCGACGTACACTAACTGAAATGTAAGTTTTCTTGAAAGAATTCGGAAAACAATCGTTATCCGTTTCTCATTGTAAGTACCCACGCTGCTCAATAATTTCGTGCATGCGAAGAGACATTTGCACAGGATAAGCGGTAAAAGGATCTCGGCGGCCCGATCCTGGCTCTTTATAGAGTACCTGTGGTTGCTGAGTTTCCAATAACATTGGATTAATAGGTAAAGAGACAATTGGGTTGCGTGGCAAAGGTCGATTGCGTGCAGTTTTAATTTTTCTGGCCCTTCCAGCTTTGATCATCGCAACCTGGCGAATGAGTTGTCGCCGTTCCCGGTCGACCGGTTTGacatcttcttttccatgaATTTGGATAAATGAATACATGGGTATTGTCGTACTCCTGTTGATGATCCAAGATGTTTCGGAACAGAAGTAACGGAGAAGGCTCCGTGAAATATCCCCCTAGAAGGCTCTCCTACTTGCTAGGGGAGCGTAAGCCTTTTACTACCACCCGGCCAAATTGGCCAATAGCGCATACACACCGACAAGGGCCGCTATACCTACCGAGGTAGTAGACAAGGGTGTTTGTACCTCTTATTGCGAAAGAAATCTTACCCTagattattttatttaatgTTTCCTGTTCATACATAATAGGCTttgtagaagaaaaaaaacttcacTAAACGCTCTTGCAACCATTGCATTCGCAAGAAGTCTTTTACTAGGGGCCCGTAAGCACCAAAACCCTCTAGGTTTACTTCCCAGGAGCACCAGTAGTTCTTAGTAGTGATGCTGATTAATGCTCAGATCGACTATTTACTAATCAAAATTACGCAGCCTTAAACCTTTTtgccatttcttttttggccTTGGCATATTCCAACAGTGTCAAGCCAACTTCATAAGCCAAGTCTGTAAGCCATGTTCATATACCAAGTTCATATGCCGAGTTACCATTCCGTATTATGTTGTGAACTAGGCGCTTAATCACAGCGTATTAATCTAACTGCTTTTGTACTAAAGGAGAATGGAGTGACAGCAACTCGACGGATTAGCTACGTAAACCACAGCTTTCCTTTTATCAGGCGGGGTTTTTCAATTGGACAAAAACGAAGAATATCGGCCAAATCTAGATCTCATCTCTTGTGTTTTGATTGCTATTTCTTGGCCAGACTTCGCGGGACGGGTGGAATTATTCAAGGACGGGGTTGACACTGAGTGTGCATTCAACCGCGTTCCTTACACACTTGCACCACAAAGAAACTGACATGCATAAACTATAACTCTGTTTTTCGTGGGAAAAAACAACACTTTAGTTGGACTTAAGGTACTCGCGAATATCTCTAAGCTTGAGGTAGCCTTCTCCCATACCaattcatcttcacctcttgattcaagctcttcaaagttTATAATGACAACCCTTTCACGACTGGGTCGGCGCGAATCGATAAACAGACCCAGCAAGTAGGCCCATAGCATGATTGGAACCAGCGCCGCATTGAGTGCACTTAACATATGTCTATTCttccaaaggaaaaagtgTTGATAAGATGGGACAGTCTAAACGCGCGTTCGCTTGTGTAGGCAGTTGAGTTGGTGTAAACTGCAACAGACTCAAAGACGCAAGTTGGTACCAATACCAGTTGGCTACAAGGAACTATTATACTAGATCTTTTGAGGCCAATCTAATATTTCCGTCCCTATACGATGTTGGTGATCCTCCTGTAACAAGTGATATCCTTTTCCAACAAAGATGCCTTTGGCATTGCGCAATGTATTCAGGTACCATTGAGCTTTCTCTGCTCTGATAACCCACCCAGGATCAGCCCAAAATAGTAGAGTTGGAATGTCTGCTTGCAGAAGCCAATCATGAGATTTTGTGAGTCTTCCATTCACATCTACCGGCACTCCTTCAATTAGGACTTCATTAGGCCACCTATACAGTGGCTCGCGATCAGATGGTTTTAAGTATGGTCTTAAATAGTAATCCATTTCTGCATCAGATAAAGATCGGGCGATTCCATCAACCAATACTTTGTTGATAAATGCATTCTCCCCAATCAAGAGTTTTTTTCCTGTCTGTTCCACTCTAAAGGACCGAAAAGCTTGTTGGATGTCCCTTTGGGATGCGTCCTCCCATGTTGGAAATGGCCTCACAAACTCGAAAAAGACGAGTCCCGCAATTCGATGTTTATTGTTGAAAGCCCAATCAAAACCTAAAGCAGAGCCCCAGTCATGTATTACTAGGATAACTTTGCCAGTAGGGACGACTTTCTCTAAAAATTGATCCAAGTATTCTGCGTGCTCGTGAAAGCGATATGAAATGTTCGGCTTTGATGACGAACCCATACCGATTAAATCGGGAGCAATACATCGAGCTTTGGGCATAACATGAGGAATGATATTGCGCCAGACGTACGACGAGGTTGGGTTGCCATGAATGAAGATATGTGTTAAACCGATATCATCGTTTAAAGGACTGCCAATGTCGATATATGCTATTTTGCCATTCAAGACATCGATGACATGGAGATCGAAGGGGAATTCGCTGGAAATATTAGGTTCGGGTTCTGCTGGAGTAATTAGCGTCATGGTTCTATGCGCAGATTGCTGATAGCGttttcttcatgttcatGATGTTGAGAGCGACCTCAGCACTAGAAAATTGGTGCCAAGGTAGACATGTTTTATATCTAGTACGTTTTAACAGTTATCAGCTTGCAGCAACAGAACAATACATAGCATTAGCTTGTCGGTGGACTAATAGCTAGATTCCctgccaaaagaaaagattaAACCTAAGCTAAATATCCGCTTATGCGATTCAAGTAAAGCGTGGCGACAAGAATAGTGTAATGTATCCAAATTTGGGCAACAGAGTCAACTAGCTTGCATACAAATTTGCCACTCTACTTATCTCGCTGAGGTGTGTATTCACCGTTTACGACTACCATGAGAGTGCACTTAGAAGCTATCCGGTCGCGAGTACTACTATCCGTCGGAGTAATTTGTGTCCCCGACATGGCTAAGTCTCACTCTCGAATACTTAGTATCATGCCTATATTTACAGTTAGAGCTGGTCTGGAAATTCTATTTCgacccccccccccccctaATCTGCAAGACAAGAAACACCATTTGCCTTATCAGGTTACTTTTTTTGTAGAAGTTATGCCAATCATCAGCTTACTACTCCGTATACCCtaataattttcttattAGCTCAATAAACTGGGTACTTTCTAAAAGACGTGATATTCATATTAAACAGTCTCGTAAGAAGTCAAGCCTGTATTAATCTCAGCAGAGCACTGTTTCTCTTTGGGTTGTGGCATGGTCCATGAATGACATTCATGACGAGATTCATAATCACGTCTTTCTAATCGAGATGCTTTGCAATTCCACAAACCGCTAGTAGAATGCCAGTAACAGTTACTACTTGGTTTGTAAAGTAATTGTATAATACAGAAAATGAGGCTAAAAAAGGACCACTGCCTGCTATAGGTAATACGCCTAGATTCCGGCACAGGAGGCTTTGTAATTACGAGGTTTAATAGATCTGAATCGATGTACTTCGATACAGGAACTATGGTTATCATGTTCTAAGCAGGCAAACGCAAATGAATAAGCTCTGCTATATAAGGAGCACATAGTCACCCTCTTCTGGATTATCCCACATTTCACATCCACAAGTCATCATAGCAACATCTCAATTTCTTCAACATGGCGGTACAAGGTCCTCTCGCAAACAAGATTGCAATAATCACAGGTTCAGGGAAAGAGAATGGAATTGGGGCTGCCATCGCTCTCACCTTAGCTCGTGCCGGAGCCCGTGTCACGATCAACCATGTGTCCGACTCGTCTGCGGCAAGGGCTGTCGAGGTTGTCTCTACTattgaggctgctgcaggcAAAGGAAGCGTGATTTCGATACAGGCAGACGTTTCCACTGCTGAAGGGACCAAAAAGATTGTCGAAGGCACTTTGAGTGGATTCAAGGTCGACCACATTGACATTATTGGTAAGAATCCTCCTCGTTTGTTGTAATCAAATGTCCTTGTCTTGGAAACAACATCCACAGTTACTTGACTATGATCAAATGCTAATTCTGTTATTGTTCAAAGTAAACAATGCTGCCATAGCAACATACTCGCCGACGCTTCAAACCCCTCCAGAAGACATTTTCAGAGTGTTTGGAGTAGTAGTGGTCGGACCGGTCCTCCTTCTGCAAGCAGCATACCCACATATGCCTCACGGGGGCCGTGTCATCAACATCGGAAGCGTCTCCTCTAAGATGGGATTTTACCAGTTGCCGATTTATGCCGCTGCTAAAGCAGCCATGGATCAGCTAACTTGGAGTCTATCGCGGGAGGTGAGTTTGCGCTCTATTCACGAAACGCCGAACGATATATAAGGAATCGGTTGTTGGAGTCGGCAAATAGAAGAAAGCTTGCTAATATGCTGATAGATTGGTCGTGACGGCAaaaacatcaccatcaacactATAGCACCAGGGCCAGTGGATACAGATTCGGTACCTGCTGGGGATCCTCAGTCGCAAGCTATGAAGAAGTGGCTTATTTCTCTCACAAGAGCTGAAGATAGAGTTGGAACAGTGAGTGACATCGCCGATGCGGTTCTACTTCTAGCAGACGAGAAGAGTCGTTGGATTACAGGCCAGTACATTTCCGCTAGCGGCGGCATTGTGTAAAACACTGTTCATAGTAGCAGAAGACAGAAGCTTCATCATGCTGGTCTGGCAAATCCTGTTTCTCAGCAAACAGCAGTGGTATGAGGGGCCTCGCAAATAAGGAATACGCAAAGTCACTTGTTGTGACATTTTATTACACATCACAGACATTGAGCTTTTGATGCGAACCCCACCAACTCTCCCAAGCTGCGGACTATTTCCTATGCAGCTAGTTGTAATCTATCCACCTCTGATAACATATGTTTAACATGTAGTCTAATATTGTTTGTGTAATAATCTAGATGTGTCCGCTTGAATTAATTTATGTTACGAGAATCCAGGACCAGCTTTCAGACAACAGATGCCATCATTGCTTCTTTAGATTGTAAAATGGACAGATATATGCCTATATGAACACTATTAGCGATTCCCGGGGACTTTTGTTGTGCTTGAACTTACCTGCTACCCGCCATCTTGACTGTAGGTGCTGGAGTAGCCATTTGTATATTGCTATTCTTTCCTTAATTTCTTCGTTTGGCTTGCCCTGACCCATCTCAATCGTCGTCAATGCCCCTTGATAAACTATTTGCATGAGAAACACGGGAAATTCTTCATCTAAGCATCgcccttcttcctcgtcggtTCGGAGACAGAATGCCATGCGTGCCAGGTTTTCCAAGACACGTTCCGACTCTGCAAACAGGTGCTTGTAAGCGTCTTCAGTTGAACTGATGCGCACGCGCCGCCAATGAGCATCTTGAAGTAACAATATGGCACTAAACACAAGTCAGTGATTATCATGGACTTCTCCGTCAACATGACGCACCAATAAGAAACCGCAGTTTGACAGCAGGTTGCAAGATCATGAGCATCAAACTCCGACTTGGTTACAGATATCAATGCCCAAATTGTGCGCCGTAGTTGTGCAGTATCTTTTGCAATGTCGACGGTGTCTTTTGGGTCACCAGGTGGCGGAAGAGATGACAAGAACTTGAGAGCCTGATTTACTAAATAGGTTGCTTGGGCTAGTCGTGTAAACACGCCCATTTTAAGATTGAAAGCAGCAGATATCCTGAGGTTATCCTGAGGCTTTGCAGTCTGACAAGAAGTAGGCTTTATCAGCGGTGTCATCCATTGTTGGTCATAGAAGAGCGGTCCTCACCGCATTCAGAAATGTCCAGTCATCCACTGGAAGATAATCATCGTACTCTGGATCTTTTGTTGTCAGGCCCCTCAGTGGGTTACCAAGGTTCAGGAATCTGTAACCCGGGTTAGCCGATCATCTCACAGAGAGAGTGAAGAAGATTCACtctta contains these protein-coding regions:
- a CDS encoding enoyl-(Acyl carrier protein) reductase domain-containing protein — protein: MAVQGPLANKIAIITGSGKENGIGAAIALTLARAGARVTINHVSDSSAARAVEADVSTAEGTKKIVEGTLSGFKVDHIDIIVNNAAIATYSPTLQTPPEDIFRVFGVVVVGPVLLLQAAYPHMPHGGRVINIGSVSSKMGFYQLPIYAAAKAAMDQLTWSLSREIGRDGKNITINTIAPGPVDTDSVPAGDPQSQAMKKWLISLTRAEDRVGTVSDIADAVLLLADEKSRWITGQYISASGGIV